The following are from one region of the Hymenobacter radiodurans genome:
- a CDS encoding SprB repeat-containing protein — protein sequence MFRREKLAQTLGAALTAAYTAFRPLVEDKYATNPFAGFGAAFGFLDTAQATTSQVRFLPYYYDFFDDLLAAYEEFRWKGAELLCACCPPSELFPRHLMLGAVQPASVPNAALYRQSFLSSAALSGCEQQSTEVSGLFQRLVEMVAQFTTNPPLPKAATSSRVDGHIRLTPSQLGSGPISDKAIPYYYQQTGTPPLYQVWSPQKTRRGRANQNLSYRADEYAPAPPTFVLQPLRYDLEPHNFLRVEGHLGKNYQSVLTTLLGLKTRHRLPIDIIALRTGAFDATMPVDLSDADCRFQDLDTLYDTLRAELTCFLCKQTQYFYDLPFERRTKVTAPAKPKLPLLAQCAPDFLVQPQTLGRFFEDWYSNLPAGALPELDPSVIINFLNTQNVGQSNAIIFYLLVYITKLYEQLTPDLRQLDFARLEKRHQDLASVTEAIEREREETTANLEGNAALLRWEELDDRLEDILYNCRLEAFRALLTEYQRRLTELKQKQFLSYFLRQHPGIQHKAGVPLGGTFIVVYHDDPDQRRPGLGLRRFDLTNLPATAFTRAVTSLAEAGRLNSQAVSEALGRISANKELVVDEDVRFILGTLTGMAPNLSAVAPPAPQNEAEKVIAAAVNELADGTVIADFFLPYLCCSDCAPVQFVLPKAPPTFTIQVGCTNPNNEAEVQVTPEGGLPPYSLKLDTQEYRPLSGAILVSAGSHTLTLRDAEAVESAPQPVVIAPQLRLLEPVFDCVGDNNEYVVGMQVSGGTPPFSANRGTVDSTAYLSDALPGDTETEIIITDSRHCTATQRVQHSCRQPLAFTTQLGCTTANNGAAVEITPTGGTAPYQVQVNDGEFAPLHGPVTLPVGAHRLVLRDAAGTTTEAQRVEIAPQLLLQETDFTCEGSAAYRSFIRITGGTPPYLFKGAPVTGDSLVTEPIASGTSAVIEVEDQQGCTASVEVKHSCEQPCELPCDGQSRRGAYRLWLQPPVEGAPYEAYRQDGEVKFRFNDKDFALEGAATLVQIPNGQLNGNFRNAIGGAIKKLNERIQQALTAEFGAELGPTAWC from the coding sequence GTGTTCCGGCGCGAGAAGCTGGCGCAAACCCTGGGCGCGGCCCTCACGGCGGCGTACACCGCGTTTCGGCCTCTAGTCGAGGATAAGTATGCGACTAATCCGTTTGCTGGTTTCGGCGCGGCATTCGGCTTTCTGGACACGGCCCAGGCCACGACCAGCCAGGTGCGTTTCCTGCCGTATTACTACGATTTTTTTGACGACTTGCTGGCGGCCTACGAGGAGTTCCGCTGGAAGGGCGCTGAGCTGCTCTGCGCCTGCTGCCCGCCGTCGGAGCTGTTTCCGCGCCACCTGATGCTGGGCGCTGTGCAGCCAGCCTCGGTGCCGAATGCGGCCTTGTACCGCCAATCTTTTTTGTCTTCAGCGGCCCTCAGCGGCTGCGAGCAGCAGAGCACGGAAGTGAGCGGGCTATTTCAGCGCCTGGTGGAAATGGTGGCCCAGTTCACTACCAATCCGCCCCTGCCCAAGGCGGCAACTAGCTCCCGCGTGGATGGGCACATTCGCCTGACGCCCAGTCAGTTGGGGTCGGGGCCAATTTCCGACAAGGCCATACCCTATTACTACCAGCAAACCGGCACGCCGCCCCTCTACCAGGTATGGAGTCCCCAAAAAACTCGGCGCGGCCGGGCCAACCAAAACCTGAGCTACCGTGCCGACGAGTACGCGCCCGCGCCCCCAACGTTTGTGTTACAACCTCTGCGCTACGATCTGGAACCGCACAATTTCCTGCGCGTCGAGGGGCACTTGGGCAAGAACTATCAGTCGGTGCTGACGACCCTGCTGGGGCTGAAAACCCGCCACCGCCTGCCCATCGACATCATTGCCCTGCGCACGGGCGCGTTCGATGCCACCATGCCCGTGGACCTGAGCGACGCCGACTGCCGGTTCCAGGACCTCGATACACTTTACGACACGCTGAGAGCGGAGCTGACGTGCTTCCTCTGCAAGCAAACGCAGTACTTCTATGACCTGCCTTTTGAGCGTCGCACCAAAGTAACGGCGCCCGCCAAGCCCAAGCTGCCCTTGCTGGCGCAGTGCGCGCCCGATTTTCTGGTGCAGCCCCAAACCCTGGGGCGGTTTTTCGAGGACTGGTACAGCAATCTGCCCGCGGGCGCCCTGCCGGAGCTGGACCCCAGCGTGATTATCAACTTTTTAAACACCCAGAATGTCGGGCAGTCCAACGCCATTATTTTCTACCTGCTGGTCTACATCACCAAGTTATACGAGCAACTCACTCCCGACCTGCGGCAGCTGGATTTTGCGCGCTTAGAAAAACGACACCAAGACTTGGCCAGCGTTACGGAAGCCATCGAGCGGGAGCGCGAAGAGACGACGGCCAACCTGGAGGGCAACGCGGCCCTCCTGCGGTGGGAAGAGCTCGACGACCGCCTGGAAGATATCCTCTACAACTGCCGTCTGGAGGCTTTTCGCGCCTTGCTGACTGAATACCAACGGCGCCTGACTGAACTGAAGCAAAAGCAGTTTCTCAGTTACTTTTTGCGGCAACACCCCGGTATTCAGCACAAGGCCGGGGTGCCGCTGGGCGGTACGTTTATCGTGGTGTACCATGATGACCCGGACCAGCGGCGGCCCGGCCTGGGGCTGCGGCGGTTTGATCTGACCAACCTGCCGGCCACGGCTTTTACGAGGGCCGTTACCAGTCTTGCGGAGGCGGGCCGCCTCAACTCGCAGGCGGTATCGGAAGCTCTGGGGCGCATCAGCGCTAATAAGGAGCTGGTAGTGGATGAGGACGTGCGCTTTATCCTTGGCACGCTCACCGGCATGGCGCCCAACCTGAGCGCCGTAGCCCCACCCGCGCCCCAGAATGAAGCCGAGAAAGTGATTGCGGCGGCCGTTAATGAATTGGCGGACGGGACGGTTATCGCCGACTTTTTCCTGCCTTACCTCTGCTGCTCCGATTGCGCGCCGGTGCAGTTTGTGCTGCCCAAAGCGCCGCCCACGTTTACCATTCAAGTCGGTTGCACCAATCCCAATAACGAGGCTGAGGTGCAAGTGACGCCCGAGGGTGGCCTGCCGCCCTACAGCCTCAAGCTGGACACCCAGGAGTATCGGCCGCTCAGCGGAGCCATACTGGTGAGTGCCGGCTCGCACACGCTTACCCTACGCGATGCGGAAGCGGTGGAATCGGCGCCGCAGCCGGTTGTAATTGCCCCCCAACTGCGCCTGCTGGAGCCTGTTTTCGACTGCGTTGGCGACAACAACGAATACGTGGTTGGCATGCAGGTCAGCGGTGGTACCCCGCCTTTCTCGGCCAATCGGGGCACGGTGGATAGCACCGCCTACCTCAGCGACGCGTTGCCCGGCGACACGGAAACGGAGATTATCATTACCGACAGCCGCCACTGCACCGCCACCCAGCGCGTGCAGCACTCCTGCCGTCAGCCGCTCGCCTTCACCACCCAGCTTGGCTGCACGACAGCCAATAACGGCGCAGCCGTAGAAATAACCCCCACCGGCGGCACCGCGCCCTACCAAGTTCAAGTAAACGATGGCGAGTTTGCGCCCCTCCATGGGCCCGTTACGCTGCCGGTCGGGGCGCACCGCTTAGTGCTGCGGGACGCGGCCGGCACGACTACGGAAGCGCAGCGCGTAGAAATTGCCCCCCAACTGCTGCTCCAAGAAACCGACTTTACCTGCGAGGGCTCGGCTGCTTACCGCTCCTTTATTCGCATTACGGGCGGCACCCCGCCTTACCTGTTTAAGGGGGCGCCCGTCACGGGTGATAGCCTTGTCACGGAGCCTATTGCGAGTGGCACTTCCGCCGTCATTGAGGTGGAAGACCAGCAGGGATGCACGGCTTCCGTGGAGGTCAAGCACAGCTGCGAGCAACCCTGCGAGTTGCCCTGCGACGGGCAGTCGCGGCGGGGTGCTTATCGGTTGTGGCTGCAGCCGCCGGTGGAGGGCGCGCCCTACGAGGCGTACCGGCAGGATGGCGAAGTGAAGTTTCGCTTCAACGACAAGGACTTCGCGCTGGAAGGAGCCGCCACCTTGGTTCAGATCCCCAATGGTCAGCTCAACGGCAACTTCCGCAACGCCATTGGCGGGGCTATTAAGAAGCTGAATGAGCGTATACAGCAAGCGCTGACAGCTGAATTCGGAGCCGAGCTGGGGCCAACCGCTTGGTGCTGA